One Gossypium raimondii isolate GPD5lz chromosome 3, ASM2569854v1, whole genome shotgun sequence genomic window carries:
- the LOC105796851 gene encoding probable acyl-CoA dehydrogenase IBR3, whose product MANRTGDLVEAVQEAHKIDVKALFGYASANVPGFPLSPSKFNLSQFGHGQSNPTYLMEVETGSGTVKRYVLRKKPPGKLLQSAHAVEREFQVLKALGDNTNVPVPKVFCLCNDPTVIGTAFYIMEYLEGRIFVDPSLPGVPPERRRAIYQATAKVLASLHSANIDAIGLGSYGRRDNYCKRQIERWFKQYLASTSEGKPERYPKMFELVDWLRKNIPPEDASGATGGLVHGDFRVDNVVFHPTEDRVIGILDWELSTIGNQMCDVAYSCMPYITQAGLGSDELVKGFEIIGIPEGIPTQAEFLAEYCLESGKAWPVSEWKFYVAFSLFRGASIYTGVYNRWLMGNASGGKRAEHAGRHAKSLVDSALDFISKKTVLPEQPPSVSRGSRQYGTENKAQGLPEGSGRFVPSKKIQELRNKLIQFMEVHIYPLENEFNKLARSDLRWTVHPEEERLKELAKKEGLWNLWIPFDSAARAKELIFNGSAHCTHDRLLGAGLSNLEYGYLCEIMGRSLWAPQIFNCGAPDTGNMEVLLRYGTKEQLNEWLVPLLEGKVRSAFAMTEPQVASSDATNIECSIKRQGDSYIINGTKWWTSGAMDPRCRILILMGKTDFTAPKHKQQSMILVDIKTPGICVKRPLTVFGFDDAPHGHAEVSFENVRVPAKNILLGEGRGFEIAQGRLGPGRLHHCMRLIGTAERGMQLMAERALNRKTFGKYIAQHGSFLSDFAKCRIELEQTRLLVLEAADQLDRLGNKKARGTIAMAKVAAPNMALKVLDRAIQVHGGAGVSSDTVLAHLWASARTLRIADGPDEVHLGTIAQLELRRAKL is encoded by the exons ATGGCGAATCGAACGGGTGATTTGGTAGAGGCAGTGCAGGAGGCTCACAAAATCGATGTTAAGGCCTTGTTTGGCTATGCCTCAGCTAATGTTCCTGGATTTCCTCTCTCTCCCTCAAAATTCAACCTCTCTCAG TTCGGACATGGACAATCGAATCCGACGTATTTGATGGAAGTGGAAACGGGAAGTGGAACTGTAAAACGCTACGTTTTAAGGAAGAAACCTCCTGGGAAGCTGCTTCAATCTGCTCATGCTGTTGAGAGAGAATTTCAg GTTCTTAAGGCCCTGGGGGATAATACAAATGTGCCAGTTCCGAAGGTCTTCTGTTTGTGTAACGATCCAACTGTAATTGGAACTGCATTTTACATCATGGAGTACTTGGAAGGTCGGATATTTGTAGACCCAAGTCTACCG GGTGTACCACCCGAGAGGAGGCGGGCAATATATCAAGCAACTGCTAAAGTGCTAGCGTCGTTACATTCTGCTAATATTGATGCCATTGGTTTGGGAAGCTATGGGCGGCGAGACAACTATTGTAAAAGACAG ATAGAGAGATGGTTTAAGCAATACCTTGCTTCAACTAGCGAGGGAAAACCTGAGAGATATCCCAAGATGTTTGAGCTGGTTGATTGGTTGCGGAAGAATATTCCTCCAGAAGATGCATCAGGTGCAACAGGAGGCCTAGTTCATGGAGATTTCCGTGTTGATAATGTTGTTTTTCATCCAACTGAG GATCGTGTCATTGGTATTCTTGATTGGGAACTGTCTACTATTGGAAACCAAATGTGCGATGTTGCATACAGCTGCATG CCTTACATTACACAAGCAGGGCTTGGTTCAGATGAACTGGTTAAAGGTTTTGAGATCATTGGGATTCCTGAAGGGATACCTACACAGGCTGAATTTCTGGCAGAATACTGCCTTGAATCT GGGAAAGCATGGCCTGTCTCTGAATGGAAGTTCTATGTTGCATTTTCCCTGTTCCGTGGAGCATCTATCTACACAGGAGTGTATAATAGATGGCTAATG GGTAATGCATCAGGAGGTAAACGTGCAGAACATGCAGGACGTCATGCTAAGAGTCTCGTAGATTCTGCTTTGGATTTTATCTCAAAGAAGACGGTGCTTCCAGAGCAACCCCCCTCTG TTTCACGAGGTAGTAGGCAATACGGGACTGAGAACAAAGCTCAAGGCCTTCCAGAAGGAAGCGGGAGGTTTGTTCCTAGTAAAAAGATTCAGGAATTGAGAAACAAATTGATTCAGTTCATGGAAGTTCACATTTATCCCTTGGAAAATGAATTCAACAAACTTGCAAGGTCTGATTTACGTTGGACAGTGCATCCAGAGGAGGAGAGGTTAAAAGAGCTTGCAAAGAAAGAAGGATTGTGGAACTTATGGATTCCT TTTGATAGTGCTGCTAGGGCAAAAGAACTTATTTTTAATGGGAGTGCTCACTGCACACATGATCGTTTACTTGGTGCGGGCCTCTCAAACCTTGAATATGGATACCTTTGTGAGATTATGGGTCGCTCCCTTTGGGCTCCGCAGATCTTTAATTGTGGTGCACCAGACACTGGGAATATGGAG GTATTGTTGCGATATGGGACTAAAGAACAGCTAAACGAATGGCTTGTTCCACTGCTTGAGGGGAAAGTACGCTCTGCATTTGCAATGACAGAACCACAAGTTGCTTCCTCAGATGCAACCAATATCGAGTGTTCTATCAAAAG ACAAGGAGACTCGTATATCATCAATGGGACCAAGTGGTGGACGAGTGGAGCTATGGATCCAAGATGCAGAATTCTTATACTCATG GGAAAAACTGACTTCACTGCTCCCAAGCACAAGCAGCAATCCATGATCTTAGTGGACATTAAGACTCCAGGGATATGCGTAAAGAGACCACTAACAGTATTTGGCTTTGATGATGCTCCTCATGGACACGCTGAAGTTTCTTTTGAGAATGTTCGTGTGCCAGCAAAGAATATTCTATTGGGAGAAGGACGCGGCTTTGAGATTGCCCAG GGAAGACTTGGCCCCGGAAGACTGCACCACTGCATGAGACTGATTGGCACTGCTGAGCGTGGCATGCAGTTAATGGCTGAAAGGGCTCTTAATCGGAAAACATTTGGAAAATATATTGCCCAACATGGTTCATTTCTTTCGGATTTTGCAAAG TGTCGAATAGAACTAGAGCAGACTAGGTTATTGGTTCTTGAAGCGGCTGACCAGCTCGATCGACTTGGAAACAAGAAAGCCCGTGGAACCATTGCAATGGCGAAG GTAGCAGCTCCGAACATGGCCCTGAAGGTACTGGACAGGGCAATACAAGTACATGGTGGAGCCGGGGTATCATCCGACACCGTTTTGGCACACCTGTGGGCATCAGCAAGAACATTGAGAATCGCTGATGGACCTGATGAAGTGCACTTGGGTACCATTGCTCAGTTAGAACTACGAAGAGCAAAGCTTTGA